CCGCGGGCCTGCAAGGACGAGGCCGCGTCGGCCCGGGCGACGGCGCCCTCGGCCGCGGCACGAGTCGTGCACGTCAATCGGCTCCTAGACCCCGACGCAATCGACCACGGAGTTGGCGATGAATGGCTTGGTGATGATCCTGGTCGCGGTGGCGCTGATGCTGTTGCCGATCTTCGCGCGCACCCCAGCGTCCGACCTGCGCGACGATGCCAACGGCGGCTAGGCGGCGTCGAGCGCAAGCACCGCGTTGAGCACGACCTGCGTGCCGAGCGCGCAGTGCTCCTTCGAGGCGAACTCGGCGACGTTGTGGCTGATGCCCTCGCGGCACGGCACGAAGATCATCGTCGTCGGCACCACCCGCGCGACGTAGACGGCATCGTGCGCGGCGCCCGACACGATGTGCCGCCAGCGCGCGCCGGCCCGCTCGGCGCCCGCTTCGACGCAGGCGATCATCTTTTGATCGAAGCGGACTGCCGGGAATGTGAGCACGCGCTCCATGTCATGATCGAGACGGAGCGCGGCGGCGGTCTCCGCGAAGAGCGTCTCGAAGCGGCTCGCCATTGCATCGAGCACGCCGTCGTCGGGATGGCGCAGGTCGACGGAAAAGCGCACCTCGCCGGGAATGACGTTTCGCGAGTTGGGGCTGACCTCGAGCCGCCCGACCGAGGCGACCGCGTCGGGTCCGGCGATGGCGTCCATGGCGACCACCAGCTTCGCCGCGCCGA
This Beijerinckiaceae bacterium RH AL1 DNA region includes the following protein-coding sequences:
- a CDS encoding protein of unknown function (ID:RHAL1_02541;~source:Prodigal:2.6) — translated: MNGLVMILVAVALMLLPIFARTPASDLRDDANGG